One segment of Cydia amplana chromosome 16, ilCydAmpl1.1, whole genome shotgun sequence DNA contains the following:
- the LOC134655372 gene encoding protein artichoke-like → MMNLILYKLVIVCVILECGSQSLFPLHDGCTQPYDDTTNTNECTHTMYCRRYVSSISNSYTGECHNFVYNVNGNPHDPISIVLKYEYNEDFVPSFADNNDDRELIYSLDISDNNEDFAFIPTFEHMPNLAILKMSRCSLINAKLSNGNDLPALKYVDFSENNINNIQVVPGEHEYKTLEKLNISHNYLVSIPEAVFDSFPNIESLDLSHNYIYTLDIMSFEGLRKLLYLNLSYNRLAKIDSSLLRFYNLITLDLGHNNIQVIKSSDFGKLVNLKTIQLNSNEINTIEKNVFGNMASLTTIDLQNNYLESIDRDTFINVTKLTTVYLSRNKLTILPKNMFQGKVIFNFTIEGNELEGPLERGSFEGLAMVTELDLSGQHLTSVENYAFAGLQNLRTLLLNNNEMESLSNYSFKGLHYLNCLDLSYNKIQKLDIVTEDLTGLQILTLHHNKITYISSNNFIALGSLQLLDLSHNNISHLGSNSFRYLQSLLNFKISDNPLHGSIEEKTFDGLSSLPSLDISGTLITTVNNGSFMGMSLLRELNISHSNISELQYNSLSYASNIRTIDLSYNLLSVFDVNTTDLRYLKTLMLNNNMLQAISQTFFNGLSILSTVILSNNHIRTIHKEAFYALQDIRNLDLSYNLELEFDVSLVEKAQNLANLLLSGTKPEVSFDKVNDMPLTKLEMAHSSIQNISQLKFYKMQRLETLLLSNNNVTKLEVGALSNLTSLRQLDLSYNHLYYIQPGAFKDNTYLKLLNISHNMIIEINYGIFRGLLYVEVIDLSYNKIKSLHRSRFYDIEHLNTLIVDNNEIDFISDDEFVGTGLSKLSIGGNPLPCDILVSIEKKSYEISITSVSNDLTKENVNGVTCNKGGYNNNFKPTSTPVEHDKLLLDIRNILYNVSQERTFKEQGGIINHESSLTNLTKQQLTLIQNLSSGSNLTLDLVNLNNNTNFLLQKLNQDSINLTSALVNANSNTNLLLGRLLRVLTYKDSISKTTIEPMVVDKENATSDHLIPYINKIKQDLQETIAVEKQNAILDLNSKIEKLNSRIDSISAAKPTHEKLLGTNEDRQKTSMFTEVCVGLILAILVGFILYKVYKSRLYVPSARSLTSSTRNIAESMESAHL, encoded by the exons ATGATGAACTTGATCCTGT ATAAACTGGTGATAGTATGTGTGATACTCGAGTGTGGCTCGCAATCACTGTTCCCGTTGCATGATGGATGCACCCAACCCTATGATGATACAACCAATACCAACGAGTGCACTCATACGATGTATTGTCGTCGTTATGTATCTTCAATAAGCAATTCTTACACCGGAGAATGtcacaattttgtttataacgtaAATGGTAATCCACATGACCCTATCAGTATTgtattaaaatatgaatataatgAAGACTTTGTTCCTAGTTTTGCAGATAATAATGATGATAGGGAATTAATATATTCATTAGATATAAGTGACAATAATGAAGATTTCGCATTTATTCCTACTTTCGAGCATATGCCAAATTTGGCTATATTAAAAATGTCAAGATGTTCACTGATCAATGCAAAGCTTTCGAATGGAAATGATCTTCCTGCGCTCAAATATGTAGACTTTTCAGAAAACAACATAAACAATATCCAAGTAGTTCCCGGTGAACATGAATACAAAACGCTGGAGAAATTgaatatatcacataattatttAGTTAGTATACCAGAAGCAGTTTTCGATTCATTCCCGAATATAGAGTCGCTAGATTTGTCTCATAATTATATCTATACACTAGACATAATGTCTTTTGAAGGTTTGAGAAAACTTTTATATTTGAATCTTTCGTACAACCGACTAGCCAAAATTGATTCATCtcttttgagattttataactTGATAACATTGGATCTAGGTCATAATAATATACAGGTAATAAAATCCAGTGATTTTGGAAAGTTAGTCAATTTAAAGACTATTCAACTTAATTCAAATGAAATTAATACAATTGAAAAGAACGTGTTTGGCAATATGGCATCATTGACAACAATCGACCTACAAAACAATTACTTAGAAAGTATTGATAGAGACACGTTTATAAATGTCACAAAATTAACGACCGTATACCTTTCTAGAAACAAATTAACAATCTTACCTAAAAATATGTTCCAGGGTaaagttatatttaattttactattGAGGGCAATGAACTAGAAGGGCCCCTTGAGAGAGGTTCTTTTGAAGGATTGGCTATGGTAACGGAACTAGATTTAAGTGGCCAACATTTAACCTCTGTAGAAAACTACGCATTTGCTGGTCTTCAAAATTTAAGAACTTTGTTATTGAACAACAATGAAATGGAATCATTAAGTAACTATTCCTTTAAAGGTTTACACTATTTGAATTGCTTGGATTTGtcatataataaaatacaaaaactggATATTGTGACCGAAGACCTAACAGGACTGCAAATATTAACACTGCAtcacaataaaataacatatatttCGAGTAATAATTTCATAGCGTTGGGATCGTTGCAGTTGCTTGATTTATCTCATAATAACATATCACATTTAGGATCTAACTCTTTCCGTTATTTGCAAAGTttgttaaatttcaaaatttCTGACAATCCCCTCCACGGTTCGATAGAAGAGAAAACTTTTGACGGCTTAAGCTCTCTGCCAAGTCTTGATATTTCTGGAACTTTGATAACTACTGTTAATAATGGCTCATTTATGGGTATGTCACTTTTGAGAGAACTCAATATTTCACATAGCAACATAAGTGAACTACAATATAATTCTTTATCTTACGCGAGCAATATTCGAACAATTGATCTGTCATATAATCTACTGAGTGTATTCGACGTTAATACAACTGACTTAAGATATCTTAAAACTTTGATGttgaataataatatgttacaagCCATTTCACAAACATTTTTTAATGGATTAAGCATTCTAAGTACGGTTATTTTGTCGAACAATCATATTCGCACGATACACAAAGAAGCGTTTTACGCTTTACAAGATATTCGTAATTTGGATTTATCATATAACCTGGAATTAGAATTTGATGTATCCTTAGTAGAAAAAGCTCAAAATCTAGCAAACCTACTTCTTTCGGGAACAAAACCCGAGGTTTCTTTTGACAAAGTAAATGATATGCCTCTAACTAAGTTAGAAATGGCTCACTCAAGTATACAGAATATAAGCCagttaaaattttataaaatgcaACGTTTAGAAACATTACTGttaagtaataataatgttaCAAAGCTGGAAGTTGGTGCTTTGTCTAATTTGACGTCACTTAGACAGCTAGACCTTAGTTACAACCACTTATATTACATTCAACCAGGAGCTTTTAAAGACAACACCTATTtgaagttattaaacatttctcaCAATATGATAATTGAAATTAATTACGGAATTTTCCGAGGCCTTCTTTACGTGGAAGTTATAGATTTGTCATATAATAAGATAAAAAGTTTACACCGATCAAGATTTTACGATATTGAGCATTTAAATACTCTTATAGTGGATAACAATGAAATTGACTTCATTTCCGACGACGAGTTCGTAGGGACTGGTTTGTCTAAACTCAGCATAGGAGGTAATCCGCTACCTTGTGATATATTAGTTAGTATAGAGAAAAAGAGCTACGAGATAAGTATAACGTCTGTTAGTAATGATTTGACCAAAGAAAACGTGAACGGAGTTACGTGTAACAAAGGTGGCTATAATAACAATTTTAAACCTACCTCGACGCCAGTAGAACATGACAAATTGCTCCTCGACAtacgaaatatattatacaatgtGTCTCAAGAGCGAACATTCAAAGAACAAGGCGGAATTATAAACCATGAATCATCACTTACCAATTTAACTAAGCAACAATTAACTCTGATTCAAAATTTGTCTTCAGGAAGTAACTTGACTCTGGATTTAGTTAAtctgaataataatactaatttTCTTTTACAAAAACTGAACCAAGACAGCATAAACTTGACTTCGGCCTTAGTAAATGCAAACAGTAATACAAACTTACTTTTAGGAAGATTATTGCGAGTGTTAACATATAAAGACTCTATATCCAAAACGACCATCGAGCCAATGGTTGTGGATAAAGAAAATGCCACATCAGATCATTTAATCCCTTATATCAACAAAATTAAACAAGACTTGCAAGAGACTATAGCCGTTGAGAAACAGAACGCAATTCTCGACCTTAACAGTAAAATAGAGAAGCTAAATTCTCGAATAGATTCAATTTCAGCTGCAAAACCTACTCATGAAAAGTTACTAGGAACAAATGAAGACAGGCAAAAAACTTCTATGTTTACAGAGGTTTGTGTTGGATTGATTTTGGCAATCctagtcggttttattttatataaagtttataaatcaAGGTTGTATGTACCCAGTGCCCGGTCCCTCACGAGTAGTACTCGGAACATTGCTGAATCTATGGAAAGTGCGcacttgtaa
- the LOC134655373 gene encoding chaoptin-like, whose translation MDCAIARRIIFLITLVAASELVDGGCELNDLERRICEAELSCSYDFEPGLNLVTDWSCIQHDYNDYNYGFNEDYIIYLKADNIDETHSFNPFNLIYQLSDHIHTLLITNGKMNSIPGVLFYLNKATTIDLSQNTIELINLEAFSKLISLNILNVSCNQIADLEDYERATAAGFSQVHTIDLSHNVIKAIPDNYFSRFPNLLHLNLSHNYIKSFGALTFEGLTQLQILHISDNELTKIGVVFARLTNIKELFLDHNYLTKIEKSNFNTLYMLEKLNLSWNNLIGFEDETFDPMVALRKLDLSSNKISMITKSLFQHNVNLQSLDISLNTISKIEPGAFEGKHIQDFKIDDNPISGYLPKNTFQGIFMKKLVLSGADVTELGPEMFEGQFECLNFSKNSISKIHKITFMELELLKDLDLSYNQLQNIEFDTSNLKNLSYFYINNNKIKKIPKDMFAYLSSLQIVDLSFNIIEEVEMQSFEYLNKLKILKLNNNPLLTVMPSQLFKGLVSSTGLDLSYTYVNTIKDGALNSMKSLKTFNSSYSNLTVLEINAFSRTGSIQVLDLSYNQLEIYSLNNTNIKLVEEIYLQHNKLKYITDKTFLDLSDLRLLTLKGNNLIRIENNAFRNLRNLLKIDISANQEVVFNSSIFTGLQSLSVVLLSNITSRFNLQDIVNTSIAGFDLSFCNISDIHDVLVNPIITLERLILTSNKIVSINKSSFQKLRQLSWIDLSYNQISIIQPGSFSDNEDLSVLNLSNNLLSSLMFGVFDGLVNLNTLDLSSNLLHSFSASIFHNTPRVRFVYIDNNLIENLDFDEFSNENIREIYLGGNRLPCDSLTKLKKISHTFAVKARNGIYDTENVDGITCKGINNAMNKTHVNDTALTPISPGSLNEFQSAVGKILNRSESYSIEKFVEVLNKTEAKNNAFLEKLMNSNHQVTGGIYRILENIQEYLKLQNSASVDSHPDDLEVNNDVKEVNFKKQIMFKEDGHEAQSNADLNSKELKYPLYFIATCLAVLLCMVILSFVFLFFRLRSTGNLAYNNNLSCSRQPISNMMEME comes from the exons ATGG aTTGCGCAATAGCAAGAAGAATCATATTTCTGATAACACTTGTAGCAGCAAGTGAACTAGTGGATGGAGGATGCGAGCTTAACGACTTAGAGCGACGAATTTGTGAAGCTGAACTATCCTGCTCTTACGACTTCGAGCCAGGATTAAATCTAGTCACAGACTGGTCCTGCATTCAGCACGACTACAATGATTATAACTACGGTTTTAACGAGGATTACATTATCTACCTCAAAGCAGACAACATCGACGAAACACATTCATTCAATCCATTCAACTTGATTTACCAACTAAGCGATCATATACATACCCTTTTGATTACAAACGGAAAAATGAACTCGATTCCAggagtattattttatttaaacaaggCAACAACGATAGATCTTTCACAAAATACGATAGAATTGATAAATTTAGAAGCATTCTCGAAACTAATCAGCTTAAACATACTTAATGTATCCTGCAACCAAATAGCGGATTTAGAAGATTATGAGAGAGCGACTGCCGCTGGCTTCAGTCAAGTACATACAATAGATTTGAGTCATAATGTTATTAAAGCTATACCCGATAACTATTTCAGTCGATTTCCTAATCTACTTCACTTAAATCTATCCCACAATTATATCAAAAGTTTCGGTGCACTTACATTTGAAGGGTTAACACAGCTCCAAATACTGCATATCTCAGATAACGAACTAACTAAAATAGGTGTCGTTTTTGCAAGACTAACAAATATAAAAGAATTGTTTTTAGATCACaactatttaacaaaaatagagAAGAGCAATTTTAACACGCTGTACATGTTGGAAAAACTTAATTTAAGTTGGAATAATTTAATTGGGTTTGAAGACGAAACGTTTGATCCTATGGTTGCATTAAGAAAACTAGATTTAAGCAGTAATAAAATTAGTATGATTACAAAAAGTTTATTTCAGCATAATGTGAACCTTCAATCACTGGATATCTCATTGAATACAATTTCTAAAATTGAACCGGGAGCATTTGAGGGAAAACACATTCAAGATTTTAAAATCGATGATAATCCGATTTCAGGGTATTTGCCCAAAAATACATTTCAAggaattttcatgaaaaaactTGTCTTGAGTGGAGCTGACGTAACAGAGCTAGGTCCTGAGATGTTTGAAGGGCAATTTGAATgtttaaatttcagtaaaaattCCATATccaaaatacataaaattacatttatggaACTCGAGCTGTTGAAAGATCTTGACCTATCGTATaaccaattacaaaatattgaaTTTGACACTTCGAATTTGAAAAACCTTTCCTACTTCTATATCAACAacaataagataaaaaaaataccaaaagaTATGTTTGCGTACCTATCAAGTTTACAAATTGTAGATTTATCTTTCAATATAATCGAGGAAGTCGAAATGCAGTCTTttgaatacttaaataaattaaaaatattaaagttaaACAATAACCCTCTTTTGACTGTAATGCCTTCGCAACTTTTTAAGGGACTAGTTTCATCTACTGGTCTCGATTtgtcttatacttatgttaacACGATTAAGGACGGCGCACTTAATAGTATGAAGTCATTAAAAACATTTAACTCGTCATACAGTAATCTCACGGTTTTAGAAATAAATGCATTCAGTAGGACCGGATCAATACAAGTTCTTGATCTATCGTACAACCAATTAGAAATCTATTCCTTAAACAACACCAATATAAAACTAGTGGAAGAAATATATTTACAGCAtaataaacttaaatatataacgGATAAAACTTTTCTGGATTTGAGTGATTTACGATTGCTGACCCTTAAAGGTAATAACTTAATCAGAATTGAAAATAATGCTTTTAGAAATCTGCGAAATCTTCTAAAGATAGATATATCTGCCAACCAAGAAGTGGTGTTTAATTCATCAATATTCACTGGCTTGCAATCGCTATCCGTGGTTTTACTTAGTAATATTACATCTAGATTTAACTTACAGGATATCGTAAATACTTCGATCGCAGGTTTTGATTTGTCATTTTGCAATATAAGCGACATTCATGATGTCTTAGTGAACCCGATTATTACGCTTGAAAGATTGATATTGActtcaaataaaattgtatcaaTTAACAAATCATCATTCCAAAAGCTGCGGCAACTTTCATGGATCGATCTTAGCTATAACCAAATCTCCATTATACAACCAGGGTCTTTCAGTGATAATGAGGACCTTAGCGTTTTAAACTTGAGCAATAACTTGCTGTCGTCGCTAATGTTTGGCGTTTTTGATGGATTGGTCAATTTAAACACTCTAGACTTGTCAAGTAACTTATTGCATAGTTTTAGTGCGAGCATATTTCACAATACACCTCGCGTGCGATTTGTGTATATAGACAATAACCTGATAGAAAATTTGGATTTTGATGAGTTTTCCAATGAAAATATCAGAGAAATTTACTTAGGAGGTAACCGATTACCTTGCGATAGCTTAACTAAATTGAAAAAGATTTCCCACACTTTTGCTGTTAAAGCTAGGAATGGAATATATGACACAGAAAATGTTGATGGTATAACTTGTAAAGGTATTAATAACGCAATGAATAAAACTCATGTTAATGATACAGCACTAACACCTATTTCGCCTGGTTCTCTGAATGAATTTCAATCAGCAGTAGGAAAAATCCTAAATCGAAGTGAATCGTACTCAATAGAAAAGTTTGTAGAAGTTTTGAATAAAACTGAAGCTAAAAATAATGCATTTCTGGAAAAGTTAATGAATAGCAACCACCAGGTCACCGGAGGTATATACCGgattttagaaaatatacaagaatatttaaaacttcaaaATAGTGCATCGGTGGATTCTCATCCTGATGATTTAGAAGTCAATAACGACGTTAAAGAAGTCAATTTCAAGAAACAAATTATGTTTAAAGAAGATGGACACGAAGCTCAGTCcaacgcagacttaaattcaaaagAGCTAAAATATCCATTATATTTCATCGCCACATGCCTTGCTGTGCTCCTGTGTATGGTAATCCTATCATTTGTGTTTTTATTCTTTAGACTACGAAGTACAGGTAACTTAGCGTATAACAATAATTTGTCGTGTAGTAGACAGCCGATTTCAAATATGATGGAAATGGAATAA